A single genomic interval of Pontibacter deserti harbors:
- a CDS encoding baeRF7 domain-containing protein — MALIHKKDIEKLLNVQNNTKNALCISIFIPTHRSGHETLNGNDQILFKNKIREAKALLARHDVPEAEIESYLKPAEDLLADGNFWRHQAEGLAVFITKGFSAHYVLPVTMPDVVYVLDQFYFTPIIPLLSQNGRFFILCLNREKIGFYEATMEKMRPVDITSFVPETMTKALKFDVKGHDQDFRHATTTVNGSNIVHGPGSSKGDEEHERVREFMIEVDNGLQQILHDEHVPLVLAGVDHYCSIYKAHSKYKNIVPENVHINENADATNGNGLLEKALAVVKPLMQQSHTDSLTRYENVAGTGVTSEDIATVAAEAVHGRVETLFIAPGQPVWGKYDSKNAVAVIHDEYHRGDDDLINLAATKTLAQGGRVFVSSYNGLSEGTEGSANVKALFRY; from the coding sequence ATGGCATTAATCCACAAAAAAGACATTGAGAAATTACTTAATGTGCAGAATAACACAAAGAATGCGCTGTGCATCTCTATTTTTATACCTACACATCGCTCCGGTCACGAAACCCTGAACGGAAACGACCAGATACTTTTTAAAAACAAAATAAGAGAAGCCAAAGCTTTATTAGCCCGACATGATGTGCCTGAAGCAGAAATTGAAAGCTACCTGAAACCTGCAGAGGACCTGTTGGCAGATGGTAACTTCTGGCGCCACCAAGCCGAAGGTTTAGCTGTATTCATTACCAAAGGTTTCTCTGCGCATTATGTATTACCGGTTACCATGCCGGATGTAGTATATGTACTGGATCAATTCTACTTTACACCAATTATTCCATTGCTTAGCCAGAATGGACGCTTCTTTATACTTTGCCTGAACCGTGAGAAGATCGGTTTTTATGAAGCAACTATGGAGAAGATGAGACCAGTTGATATCACTTCTTTTGTGCCGGAAACTATGACCAAAGCCCTTAAATTTGATGTAAAAGGCCACGACCAGGATTTCAGACACGCAACAACTACAGTTAATGGCTCTAACATTGTACACGGGCCGGGGTCCAGCAAAGGCGATGAAGAACATGAGCGCGTGCGCGAATTTATGATTGAAGTAGATAATGGCCTGCAGCAAATACTGCACGATGAGCATGTTCCGCTGGTATTGGCAGGTGTAGATCACTATTGCAGCATCTATAAAGCACACAGCAAGTATAAAAATATAGTACCGGAGAATGTGCATATCAATGAGAATGCTGATGCTACAAATGGCAATGGCCTACTCGAGAAAGCTCTGGCAGTTGTAAAACCACTGATGCAGCAAAGCCATACCGATTCACTTACCCGCTATGAGAACGTAGCAGGAACAGGGGTTACTTCTGAAGACATTGCTACCGTTGCCGCAGAGGCAGTACATGGCCGTGTAGAAACCTTATTTATTGCGCCGGGTCAACCTGTGTGGGGTAAGTATGATTCTAAAAATGCAGTGGCTGTAATACACGATGAATACCATCGCGGGGATGATGACCTGATTAACCTGGCAGCAACTAAAACCCTGGCTCAGGGTGGTAGAGTGTTTGTAAGCAGCTACAATGGCTTAAGCGAAGGAACAGAAGGCAGTGCCAATGTGAAGGCCTTGTTCAGGTACTAA
- the radA gene encoding DNA repair protein RadA gives MAKIKTSYFCQNCGAQSAKWIGKCPACGEWNTYVEEVVQREELTPTSIWKVGSSSGQVASKPKPIADITFQEQQRINTTDQELNRVLGGGIVPGSMVLIGGEPGIGKSTLMLQIALSLRNLRVLYVSGEESEQQIKMRAERIGAPTSDCFILTETGTQNIFKQIEQLQPQVLIVDSIQTLHSSFIEAGAGSVSQVRECTAELLKFAKESGTPVFLIGHITKEGSLAGPKILEHMVDTVLQFEGDRHMTYRILRTTKNRFGSTSELGIYEMMGAGLREVSNPSEILISQREDAFSGIGIGATLEGNRPLLIEVQSLVSPATYGTPQRTSTGFDAKRLNMLLAVLEKRGGYRLGAQDVFLNIAGGLKVEDPALDLAVCASILSSFEDMPIPSTTCFAAEVGLGGEIRAVNRVENRISEAEKLGFTDIFISKYNKKGLDFSKFNIRVHAFSKLEDVFGELFG, from the coding sequence ATGGCTAAAATAAAAACATCTTACTTCTGCCAGAACTGTGGCGCCCAATCAGCAAAATGGATTGGTAAATGCCCGGCCTGCGGCGAGTGGAACACCTATGTGGAAGAAGTAGTACAGCGCGAAGAGCTTACTCCTACCAGCATCTGGAAAGTGGGTAGCAGCTCAGGCCAGGTGGCCAGCAAACCCAAGCCTATTGCCGATATTACCTTCCAGGAGCAGCAACGCATTAACACCACCGACCAGGAACTGAACCGGGTGCTGGGCGGCGGTATTGTACCGGGCTCTATGGTATTGATCGGTGGCGAACCAGGTATAGGCAAATCAACTTTGATGCTGCAGATAGCATTGAGCTTGCGTAACCTGCGGGTGTTGTATGTGAGCGGCGAAGAAAGCGAGCAGCAGATAAAAATGCGTGCAGAGCGTATTGGCGCACCAACTTCCGACTGCTTTATACTTACCGAAACAGGTACCCAGAATATCTTTAAGCAAATAGAACAGCTGCAGCCACAGGTACTTATCGTCGATTCGATTCAGACCTTACATTCGTCGTTTATTGAAGCTGGTGCGGGCAGTGTAAGCCAGGTACGCGAGTGTACCGCAGAGCTCTTAAAGTTTGCCAAAGAGAGTGGGACACCGGTGTTCCTGATCGGGCATATAACCAAAGAAGGTAGCCTGGCAGGTCCGAAAATTCTGGAGCACATGGTAGATACCGTACTGCAGTTTGAAGGCGACCGCCACATGACCTACCGTATACTTCGCACTACTAAAAACCGCTTTGGGTCAACTTCCGAACTAGGTATTTACGAGATGATGGGCGCCGGCCTGCGCGAAGTAAGCAACCCTTCGGAGATCCTGATATCGCAGCGCGAGGATGCTTTTAGTGGCATTGGCATTGGCGCTACACTGGAAGGTAACCGACCTCTTTTAATTGAGGTGCAGAGTCTGGTAAGCCCGGCTACCTATGGCACGCCGCAACGCACCAGCACCGGTTTTGATGCTAAGCGCCTGAACATGCTGCTGGCCGTGCTCGAGAAACGAGGTGGTTACCGGCTAGGTGCACAGGACGTGTTCCTGAACATTGCCGGCGGCCTTAAAGTAGAAGACCCTGCCCTGGACTTAGCGGTTTGTGCTTCTATACTTTCGTCTTTTGAGGATATGCCTATACCCAGCACTACCTGTTTTGCTGCAGAAGTTGGCTTAGGGGGTGAGATTCGTGCCGTAAACCGCGTAGAGAACCGTATAAGTGAAGCCGAAAAGCTGGGCTTTACTGATATCTTCATCTCCAAGTATAACAAGAAAGGTCTCGACTTCAGCAAGTTTAACATCAGGGTACATGCGTTCAGTAAGCTGGAAGATGTTTTTGGGGAGTTATTTGGATAA
- a CDS encoding mechanosensitive ion channel family protein: MNDIDKALELLLNKLEQWGRHLVLMLPNLFLALIILIITFFVARLIRNGLDRVIARFSHSPALNNLISTLLYLAILMVGFLLVLSVLKLDNVVVSLLAGVGIVGLALGFAFQDIAANFISGTIIAVQKPFGVGDMIETNDYFGVIERISLRTINIRKVTGELVMLPNKMVFENPVTNYSYHGIRRVDLDVGISYGEDLEQVQQIVIEALQDVKNRVKTRDIEVVYDEFDESSINFKARFWVTYSRQFDYVSAKSDAIIRIKKAFDAQGVIIPFPVRTLDFNIKRGERLSDHLGAIKVAIRKDNQTRDSGNGVAENE; the protein is encoded by the coding sequence ATGAACGACATTGATAAAGCTTTAGAGCTACTGCTCAATAAGCTGGAACAATGGGGAAGGCACCTGGTGCTGATGTTGCCTAACCTGTTCCTCGCCCTTATAATCCTGATCATCACCTTTTTTGTAGCCCGTTTAATCCGCAATGGGTTAGATAGAGTAATTGCTCGCTTCTCGCATAGTCCAGCGCTTAATAACTTAATCTCTACTTTGCTGTACCTGGCCATCCTGATGGTGGGTTTCCTGCTGGTGCTTAGTGTGCTTAAGCTGGATAATGTGGTAGTGTCGTTGCTTGCCGGTGTGGGTATAGTAGGTCTGGCACTTGGTTTTGCCTTTCAGGATATCGCTGCGAACTTTATATCAGGTACTATTATAGCGGTACAAAAGCCTTTTGGAGTAGGCGATATGATCGAAACAAATGATTACTTCGGCGTAATTGAACGCATCTCGCTCAGAACTATAAATATCCGCAAAGTGACCGGAGAGTTGGTAATGTTGCCAAACAAAATGGTGTTCGAGAACCCGGTTACCAATTATTCTTATCACGGCATCCGACGCGTTGATCTGGATGTGGGCATATCGTATGGCGAAGACTTGGAGCAGGTACAGCAAATTGTTATCGAAGCCCTTCAGGATGTAAAGAACCGGGTAAAAACCCGTGACATAGAAGTGGTGTATGATGAGTTTGATGAAAGCTCAATTAACTTTAAAGCTCGTTTCTGGGTAACTTATTCCCGGCAGTTTGATTACGTGAGTGCCAAAAGCGATGCCATAATTCGAATTAAAAAGGCATTTGATGCACAAGGAGTTATCATTCCGTTCCCGGTTCGCACACTTGATTTCAACATTAAGCGTGGCGAAAGATTATCGGATCATTTAGGGGCTATTAAAGTTGCAATCAGAAAAGATAACCAAACTAGAGATTCCGGAAATGGAGTTGCCGAAAATGAGTGA
- the lnt gene encoding apolipoprotein N-acyltransferase, producing MNSSLLYRVVNSPFILPFLALLTGLILWLGWPTKPLAFFLFFGFVPLLYMEQYIVQSQKYKSPGYTFFKWSYLAMLLWNLFTTWWVMHSTLPGGIVAVLLNSLLMCIPLTAYYFTRKYLGNAIGYTSFIVYWVAFEQFHLNWDLSWPWLTLGNGFATLNQWVQWYEYTGFLGGSVWILFVNLLIFLVIRTYPQQHVELKKLWLPLVLIIVPILISYGILATYEEKGTPTEVVVVQPNIDPYREKFSGHDNFIPYEEQQQRLISLSEQKITPNTRFVVWPETALRQDNGYWEEQLHNYQSILDLKEFTQRHPHLELVTGLDSYTFYGDNKDASPTIRHLEGFGYYDSFNTAMHINRSSEIDLYHKSKLVPGVEKLPYPHLFKFLGPLAIDLGGTVGSQGSQETRDVFKHSQNATLGAAPVICYESIYGEYVSEYVRNGASLIFVITNDGWWSDSPGYKQHLQYATLRAIETRRSIARAANTGISAFINQKGEITAKSGWWVQASLSQTILANTALTFYTSTGEYIGNSALWLSLLLFVVAIAAAVLNRKKQKPEVKVATRA from the coding sequence GTGAATTCGTCATTGTTGTACAGGGTAGTAAATAGCCCTTTTATACTTCCGTTTCTGGCCCTGCTGACCGGGCTTATACTTTGGCTGGGATGGCCCACAAAGCCACTGGCCTTTTTCCTGTTCTTCGGGTTTGTGCCGCTGCTGTATATGGAGCAGTACATCGTGCAAAGCCAGAAGTATAAATCGCCAGGCTATACTTTCTTTAAGTGGTCTTACCTGGCCATGCTGCTCTGGAATTTGTTTACTACCTGGTGGGTAATGCATTCTACATTGCCGGGCGGTATTGTAGCCGTGCTGCTTAACTCCCTGCTGATGTGTATTCCACTAACGGCATATTACTTTACCCGCAAATACCTGGGAAATGCAATCGGCTATACTTCTTTTATAGTTTACTGGGTAGCTTTTGAGCAGTTCCACCTGAACTGGGATCTGTCGTGGCCTTGGCTTACGCTGGGTAACGGTTTTGCAACGCTTAACCAGTGGGTGCAGTGGTATGAATATACCGGCTTTTTAGGGGGTTCGGTGTGGATATTGTTTGTAAACCTGCTTATTTTCCTGGTTATCCGGACTTATCCGCAGCAGCACGTCGAGCTTAAAAAACTATGGTTGCCGTTAGTGCTGATTATTGTTCCTATACTTATCTCTTATGGGATACTGGCTACTTACGAAGAAAAAGGTACGCCAACTGAAGTAGTGGTGGTACAGCCAAACATAGACCCTTATAGAGAGAAGTTCTCAGGGCACGACAACTTTATACCTTACGAAGAGCAACAGCAGCGCCTGATAAGCTTATCAGAGCAGAAGATAACACCAAATACACGTTTTGTTGTATGGCCTGAAACTGCCTTGCGCCAGGACAATGGCTATTGGGAAGAGCAGCTGCATAACTACCAGTCTATACTTGATCTGAAAGAATTTACGCAGCGCCACCCGCACCTTGAGTTGGTAACAGGCCTAGACAGCTATACTTTTTATGGCGATAATAAAGATGCCAGCCCTACTATCCGCCACTTGGAAGGCTTTGGCTATTACGATTCGTTTAACACGGCCATGCACATTAACCGCAGCAGCGAGATTGACCTATACCATAAATCGAAGCTGGTACCTGGTGTAGAGAAACTTCCTTACCCGCATCTGTTTAAGTTTTTAGGGCCATTGGCAATAGACCTGGGAGGAACAGTAGGTAGCCAGGGAAGCCAGGAAACACGCGATGTATTTAAACATTCTCAAAATGCAACTCTTGGTGCTGCACCGGTTATCTGTTACGAATCTATTTATGGAGAATATGTATCAGAATATGTGCGTAATGGGGCCAGCCTAATCTTTGTGATCACGAACGACGGCTGGTGGAGCGACTCGCCGGGCTATAAGCAACATTTACAATATGCCACGCTACGCGCTATCGAAACCCGTAGAAGCATAGCCAGAGCGGCCAACACTGGTATATCAGCCTTCATTAACCAGAAAGGCGAGATAACAGCAAAGTCAGGTTGGTGGGTGCAGGCATCACTTTCGCAAACTATACTTGCCAATACAGCTCTAACATTTTATACCAGCACCGGCGAATATATCGGCAACTCGGCTTTGTGGCTCTCCCTGTTGCTTTTTGTGGTAGCTATAGCCGCAGCAGTGCTTAACAGAAAAAAACAAAAGCCTGAAGTTAAAGTAGCGACTCGCGCTTAA
- a CDS encoding SPASM domain-containing protein, translated as MKVHLTDGFNFLSKMTWKRTFNAVQVVSSYLYSKITGKAVHWGMPVSISLEPTTSCNLRCPECPSGLRSFTRPTGMLNETLYRHIIDQLHSKLLYLIFYFQGEPYLHKQFLEMVSYASKKGIYTATSTNAHYLDDDTARKTVESGLDRLIVSIDGTTQETYAAYRVGGKLDKVLEGTRNVVKWKKELKSKTPHIMFQYLVVRPNEHQLEDVKVLAKDLGVDEVVFKTAQIYDYQQGSPLIPTIDYYSRYKNNGNGSYSIKNKLLNHCWKMWHSCVITWDGLVVPCCFDKDAEYQLGDLKEGQFTQVWRSEKYSRFRQAVLRSRAEVDMCRNCTEGTRVWA; from the coding sequence ATGAAAGTACATCTCACAGACGGTTTTAACTTTTTGTCGAAGATGACATGGAAGCGTACGTTTAATGCGGTGCAGGTGGTAAGCAGCTATTTATATTCGAAAATTACAGGTAAAGCGGTGCATTGGGGTATGCCGGTAAGTATATCTCTTGAGCCAACTACCTCCTGTAATCTGCGATGCCCTGAGTGCCCCAGCGGCCTGCGGTCCTTTACACGCCCCACCGGTATGCTTAACGAAACGCTTTACCGCCACATTATAGATCAACTGCACAGCAAACTTTTATACCTGATCTTTTACTTTCAAGGGGAGCCATACTTGCACAAACAGTTTCTGGAGATGGTGAGCTATGCCAGCAAAAAAGGGATTTATACTGCCACCTCTACCAATGCACATTATTTAGACGACGATACCGCCCGTAAGACGGTAGAATCGGGGCTGGACAGGCTTATAGTTTCGATTGACGGCACTACCCAGGAAACCTACGCCGCTTACCGCGTAGGTGGTAAACTGGATAAAGTGCTGGAGGGCACGCGTAATGTGGTGAAATGGAAAAAGGAACTGAAGTCTAAAACGCCGCATATTATGTTCCAGTACCTGGTGGTGCGTCCAAACGAACATCAGCTGGAAGATGTAAAAGTCCTTGCGAAAGATCTGGGTGTAGATGAAGTAGTGTTCAAAACCGCGCAAATTTACGATTACCAACAAGGCTCTCCTCTTATACCAACTATAGACTATTACTCGAGGTATAAAAACAACGGCAACGGCAGCTACAGCATCAAAAACAAACTGCTTAATCACTGCTGGAAAATGTGGCACTCCTGTGTAATTACCTGGGATGGACTGGTAGTGCCCTGCTGCTTCGATAAAGATGCCGAATACCAATTAGGAGACCTGAAAGAAGGACAATTTACACAGGTTTGGCGCAGCGAAAAGTATAGCAGGTTCAGGCAGGCTGTGTTGCGCTCCAGGGCAGAAGTTGACATGTGCCGCAACTGTACTGAAGGAACTAGAGTATGGGCTTAA
- a CDS encoding TlpA disulfide reductase family protein, which produces MKRIQLLLLLAAMLLVNYTFGQGKAIITGKITNPLSDEITVITYPNPLIPEEKEITVELTGNTFKLEIPVTETTLAELVHDNEVVPVYLEPGYTLNLSFNGDKFLKTIKFEGKGANENNYLAQYTRRFDEVEDYQVLPDNIKLNEKGFTEFLDYRKKDQLKNLEKYSSKSPVSEKFKVFALSEIEYGYANDKVTYPALRQRVGETRNYVAPSAAFYTFLDQLDVQKGLAISPAYISFLQNYTAHYTKAAGLAETDKLYYKKNYTIAAEKLQGNARLLAQANILKQSIQKGHIGYSEEMLKDYKVSSKQPEVVAYLEKYLKENSKNALGSLAPDFKLKSIDGSEVALSDFKGKLVYLNFWQAGCGLCMIELPHLQALTKQLQNENIVFLNVGLDDDEEKWRKTVTTKQLLGTHLYLKGMDAELVKRYDLKEVPAYFLIDEEGRFLTVKARRPNDREAANDILRHLNQGQASTK; this is translated from the coding sequence ATGAAGCGAATCCAATTACTGCTGTTGCTTGCTGCTATGCTGCTGGTAAACTATACGTTTGGGCAAGGCAAAGCCATTATTACAGGTAAAATCACAAATCCACTCTCTGACGAAATCACCGTTATCACCTACCCTAACCCGCTCATCCCTGAAGAGAAAGAAATAACAGTAGAACTAACCGGCAACACATTTAAATTGGAAATACCGGTTACGGAAACTACGCTTGCTGAGCTGGTGCATGACAACGAAGTGGTGCCGGTGTACTTGGAGCCTGGCTATACTTTAAACCTGAGCTTTAACGGAGATAAATTCCTGAAGACAATAAAGTTTGAAGGCAAGGGCGCTAATGAGAACAACTACCTGGCGCAGTATACCCGCCGATTTGATGAGGTGGAAGATTACCAGGTGTTGCCTGACAACATTAAGTTGAATGAAAAGGGGTTTACCGAGTTTCTGGATTACCGCAAAAAAGACCAGCTCAAGAACCTGGAGAAGTATAGTAGTAAGAGTCCCGTATCAGAAAAATTCAAAGTATTTGCCCTGTCAGAAATAGAGTATGGCTATGCCAATGATAAAGTAACTTACCCGGCGCTGCGCCAGCGTGTAGGAGAAACCAGAAACTATGTAGCACCTTCTGCCGCATTTTATACTTTCCTGGACCAGCTGGATGTGCAAAAAGGGTTAGCTATTAGTCCGGCTTATATTTCATTCCTGCAAAACTATACTGCACACTATACCAAAGCTGCCGGACTAGCCGAAACGGATAAGCTATACTATAAAAAGAACTATACTATAGCTGCCGAAAAACTGCAAGGCAATGCTCGTCTGCTGGCCCAGGCAAATATCCTGAAACAATCTATTCAGAAAGGCCATATTGGGTATAGCGAAGAGATGCTGAAAGACTATAAGGTAAGCAGCAAGCAGCCTGAAGTTGTAGCTTACCTGGAGAAATACCTGAAAGAAAATAGCAAAAATGCACTTGGCAGCCTTGCCCCTGACTTTAAGCTGAAAAGTATAGATGGCTCTGAAGTTGCTCTAAGCGATTTTAAAGGCAAATTGGTATACCTTAACTTCTGGCAGGCAGGCTGTGGCTTATGTATGATCGAGCTGCCGCATTTGCAGGCACTTACCAAACAGCTACAGAACGAAAATATAGTGTTCTTAAATGTGGGGCTGGATGACGATGAAGAAAAATGGCGTAAAACAGTAACTACAAAGCAATTGCTGGGTACTCACCTATACCTGAAAGGTATGGATGCCGAACTGGTAAAGAGATATGATCTGAAAGAAGTGCCTGCTTATTTTCTTATTGATGAAGAAGGCCGTTTTTTAACTGTAAAAGCCCGTCGTCCAAACGACCGTGAAGCAGCCAATGATATACTGCGCCACCTGAACCAGGGGCAGGCCAGTACTAAGTAA
- a CDS encoding inositol monophosphatase family protein encodes MNLQQLCNNVTIIARSAGAFIKQEVSDFDRSKVEMKGFNNLVSYVDKQAEEKLVNDLRKLLPEAGFITEEETATERGDRYNWIIDPLDGTTNFTHGLHHFAVSIGLMENDEMVLGVIYAPMMDECFYATKGNGAYLNDKQIKVSDAEGLKDSLIATGFPYYDFGLTQQYLQVLGGFMAVSHGVRRIGSAALDLAYVAAGRFEGFFEYNLNAWDVAAGVVIVQEAGGKLSKFTAGGDYVFGREIVASNGNIHNEMLQTIAQHWKQPVS; translated from the coding sequence ATGAACCTGCAGCAGCTTTGCAACAACGTAACTATAATTGCCCGTAGCGCCGGCGCCTTTATCAAACAGGAAGTTTCAGATTTCGACCGCTCCAAAGTTGAGATGAAGGGCTTTAACAACCTAGTATCCTATGTAGATAAACAGGCTGAAGAGAAACTGGTAAACGACCTGCGTAAACTATTGCCTGAAGCGGGCTTTATAACCGAAGAAGAAACAGCAACCGAACGCGGCGACAGGTATAACTGGATCATAGACCCACTGGACGGCACCACCAACTTTACACACGGCCTGCACCACTTTGCAGTAAGTATAGGCCTGATGGAAAACGATGAAATGGTGCTGGGTGTGATTTATGCCCCGATGATGGATGAATGCTTTTATGCTACCAAAGGCAATGGTGCTTACCTGAACGACAAACAAATTAAGGTGTCTGATGCAGAAGGTCTGAAAGATTCGCTGATTGCAACCGGATTTCCTTACTATGACTTTGGGCTTACGCAGCAATACCTGCAGGTTTTAGGGGGCTTTATGGCTGTATCGCATGGCGTGCGTAGGATAGGGTCTGCTGCTCTGGATCTTGCGTATGTAGCTGCCGGTAGGTTTGAAGGCTTTTTTGAGTACAACCTGAATGCCTGGGATGTAGCCGCCGGTGTAGTTATAGTGCAGGAAGCAGGCGGTAAATTATCTAAATTTACGGCTGGTGGCGATTATGTTTTCGGAAGAGAAATAGTAGCCAGCAACGGGAACATACACAACGAAATGCTACAGACCATTGCCCAGCACTGGAAACAACCAGTTTCGTAA
- a CDS encoding FeoB-associated Cys-rich membrane protein, translating into MIQQIIILILFIIAAAYLVRLLYRTFSSKADGCAKGCGACGGIDFKKIEQEMEKRKQATLPNI; encoded by the coding sequence ATGATACAGCAAATCATCATCCTCATTCTGTTTATAATTGCCGCAGCGTACCTTGTGCGTTTGTTGTACCGCACATTCAGTAGCAAAGCCGATGGCTGCGCAAAGGGCTGCGGCGCCTGCGGTGGCATCGATTTCAAGAAAATAGAGCAGGAGATGGAAAAGCGAAAGCAGGCTACATTACCCAACATATAA